A segment of the Coffea arabica cultivar ET-39 chromosome 8c, Coffea Arabica ET-39 HiFi, whole genome shotgun sequence genome:
CATGTGGATTTTGACATATAATCTGATAACGTCTTTAATCAAATACCAAAACCAAATGCCATAAAAGagattcccaaaaaaaaaaaaggaaaattgtacTAATTAATGTACGATTTTGGAAGTGGTTGGTGATTCAATGAGTTGGCATTGCGTGGCTTATGATCTTTGGCTTGGCCTTGGATCAACGTTGATGTTTATGGATTTGGTTTTGAAGATTGTCACGTGTTTTGATGGAAATTGATCAACAACAGGCTTCTCTTAAATGTATGTTACATCATTTGAGATTTTATGAACACAAGAAATACCAGCAGCGGCCAGCCCAGAATCTTGTTTGATTCTTCCAAGAAACCTCTTTGGTTGAGTCGGTGTTGGTTTCACATTTCACGACACATTATTCAGCAACCACCTATAATTTGGACGGTGTGCTATTTTATACTTTTTTCATCACTTTGTCTCTTTCATTCAAAAATGTAAGTAATAAATTGATTGAGTCCATAAAAATAGCCACTAAATCATGTGCGAGTTTTAAGCATTCAACAATTTTGCTTTGGGAAAAAAGCACTTGCAAAGtctaaaaaaattattacattTTTCATGAACGCATTTTTcgattatcttttttttttatcacatatatcaaattactACAGTATATTTTCATACAAAAGTTCCAGAAAGTAGCAATTCAAACGGGctctaattttttgtaaaaattattttacttgcACCATTAAAAAACCGTATCTTAACTGTCATTTTACAttctcaatcattttttttattttacactATCATACAAgtcaaatcacaaaaaatatttcaatgtTTATATGAAATTTTATGGGAAGTAAAATCAAGGTAGCTCATTAATTCattaacaataataacaaaatttgaattgaaaATATCAAATCACACCATATCACTTAAGTTCATACTAGCTAGTGGAAGAAATCATTGGGCGCGATGCTGCCATTATCAAATGACATCAATCATTTGGGTCTGATTTTTAATACTTGCAAATTAGACTTAGTATAGGCCAATATGATTTCTTACCTGCATACGAGTATATTTAATTTCTTACCTTCCGGTGCCCAAGAAATTATTAACATCATTGAAAGACAATAACAGCAGTTTGTACTCGTTGGCTTGAAAAGTAAATGCATTAAATTGATGGTTTAACAGTCATTAACTCGTAATTACTACTTAACTAAAACCAAAAGATAGGTCATAACTtgtttggacatgagattatttattcaagtttgtttgcttacatcatcattataaTTTCTAATACATCATTATATcttcataattatttttttatctcacatacattacatcacaaaaaatattacagtaattatttcaaataatatttcaaataatctcctatccaaacagcAATTCATTATTATTTGGGGGGTAACTTTCGAGGCATCGGCAGGGGTCAAATCTGTTGAAATTGTCTCAGAAAAATCACAGATGCCGCTGACTTTGACTGCCAATGATGCGCAGGTGACCAAAGCCATAGGCAGTTAAAGACCACGTTAGACTAAACCGCAGGTAATCACTAGTATTAGTAATTAACTACTGAGTTTTATAATCATATTAAAGAATTTTGCAGAAGAGACAAAACCCATATTtgattgtttagttaatttgatGGGGTTGCCGGATTGGGTTTTTCCGGTACCGCTGTAGAAAACAGAAAACATCATCGTCAAAGTCGAGCAAGGCCAACTATTCCATCCAGGGAGCCCATTAATGGCCTGTGGGCCCCACACGGGCCCAGATGACTGGCAATCATGTGGACCTTTCAGAAAgatattattgttttatttatttatggggagAGAAACTTTTGGTGGGATAGCCCCCATGGTATCCATCTGCTCCCTCCCCCTCCTCCTCGGATGTCTTTTGCCTTCtcatcatttcttctttttctttactttttacTTATTCCATTTTTTGGTGCGTTTTGGCGTTTCAGATTCTTTACTTCTATGTCGGATGTACAAATCGCAAAGTCTGTTGCTTTTGAACGGTGATTCAAATTGTCGAAACCTCAAAAATTCAAACTATTcgtcttttgcattttttttttattttgaagggGTGCTTAAGATTTAAGATAGGTTCAACTCTGTAAATGTAATTCATggatctttattttatttaaagttTTGGATTAATCTTTTTATAGTAACATTTTTGTATAGGTTAACAGTTTAAATACATAATGCATGTGAAATTTGAGTGTAAATTTCGACATGCATTACTCCCTGCTAATGCAGCGTATACGTTAGTCAATATAACCAAgattaatttttaagttttacaTATTGCGAAGTAACTATTATTGAAGGCTTTCTACCCTGGAATAAAAGCTTTATAACCAGCGGAGTAGGTCAGGTTGGGTCGGATAGCAAAATGAAAGAGGCTGTAAGTAGcagattttgaattcaaaattttttatttatcgcttaaaaaaataaaagcattCTAGCCTTTTATTCAGCATTACATCTTTTATCCAGTTACAATAAGATAAACTTGAAACTTCAAATGTCACGCAAATTGAATTGGTTTACTGATCAACTTGCAAGCCGGTTTCTAATTGGCTGATTATTTTTAGTTGATTACTTGATTTGGGCTTTAATGGTGCTTAAATTAAGTCTGGCTCAATATACGTACTAGGTAAGAGTTTTTGGGGTGTTTTCTGGGCGCGCTGTTCGTTCCTGTAAAAGCCCACGAGTGTGAATCATTTTCGAAGCTGTCGGCGTTAGATGTCTAGttgttttcatgaaaaaaaaaaaagtggaatagTCTACTGTTTATGTTTATTTCCTTGTGAATAATTCTTGCTTTTGGATCTTGGATTCAACAAAAAGTTGGAAGATCAAATCGATCCAGTCAACGTACACGATATTTTTCTACGTCCAGTGTTGCAAGATCAGAAGAAAAGATCTAGTACACATCTCACAATAGATTCACTCCTTGTCTCTGTCATCTGAGCATATGCAACaactttttttccttgttttgttttgtcaaTCAAAGGTGGGCAAGATATGATATTTTCAATAATGCCTTCAGCCATTGTCTTAATTTTGTGCTATGGGAGATGACCTGGTCTGAAGTACTAGTAAATCATTTGTGCcaagaaagaataaaaataagaataagaaaaatcCTATACCAAACATGTACGACATAAacgacagaaaaaaaaaataaaggatgatcccttaattttaattttagaaattctCGTATCTGTATTTGTCGATTAAAAATGTCGTTGCAGTCTTTTTTGTAAGTAAattatggaaaaaaaattgcacaacTTGATTAATAGTTTAAAAGTAACTTGTAGCTATATAGATTGGCCCCCAGGCTgtataaatatcaaaatattGAATTATGCATTTCTTCCATATTATTCtcctttgaaaattatttgtgaaatttttttaaaaataattctaTAACGTTTTTTGgaatgtgatatatatatatatatatatatgagataaaaaatagttaaaaaaagTGTTTAATGTCTCTAATTTTTTTAGATTCAAATTAAACAAGAAGCAGATAATCATGCCTTAATATTGCCCAGCACAAAAAGAGcattttattaaatttaatatatttgaatatataacttgttacttttttttttggaataaattttatCTACAAAATTCAGtttcacttaattaattttgatattctattttttgttatcaaatgcgTCTGAACATATTAATATATGAATCTATTAAGTTTAAGTGTTAAATTGGTTAGATTATCAAATAGGACCTCGAGTTTGTCTAATATTTTATTGCTATATTTTGCTTCTGAAATTTACAAAATCCATAGAGAATTCTGAAAGTTGATATATCACATTTTAGTCTAGAACCttcttaagatttttttttttgcacaaaaacaaaagaaaaaggaaaaaagaagaagaagaacgcCCCCTATTGATCAATAATTcctctttctttattttattttacttatttgttttcttttcgtCCCCTGCGATGACAGCGATGAAAGAACAAGCGTGTGTAGAGCAAATTCATGTCCAAATCTGAACTGGTCAATGGCTGGCACAGTGCATTTCTGTGCGCTCTTTCTCTCTGTTTGAAtattcactctctctctcactcacgCGCCTCAGCCCTTCTCTTCCTCTCCCTCGCATGCATGATAATTAATCCCATGGGCCGATTTGGGACCGACATACGCCACTCTCTATCCTCCAACCAACCACCCAACCCCACACAAGACgaaattggcaaatttgttAGCTTTAATTACACCACGTAATAAACCCCCAGCCTTTAGCCTGGTGGCTACACCTAGCTTGGCGGGACGAGAGGCAAGGATTCACTAAAATGTCACGTTTaagtgatttatttcaaaaaaattcaggCGAATGTGTTGTGCATTCGTTTGATTTGATGATGATTTAGTCTTTTCCGGGTTATTTCTGGGCCGTGTTAGGTCCACCCCCTCCCCTTAATATAgaatagattagattatacaaCTGTTGTCGTctccgtaaaaaaaaaaataaaaattacaccACATAATATatgttttgaccaaagaaaaaaaaaatacaccacATAACATACATTTTATTTTAGGAAttattgctttttcttttcagtAGTCAAAGGTACTAATTCTGTTTGTATTTACTAAATGTTATAGAAAATACAACAATCTACATAAGTGTACATCGATTATGATAAGAAATATAATAACCAGATATAAACGCATTATATCATAGCTGCGCATGCCCTGTATCCATAAACTATCAATTACAAATTAAAAGATTTATCTAGCATGTGATTGGTCGCGCTGTATCCATTAATTATCAATTATAAATCAAAGGATTTAACTAGCATGTGACCGATTAATTATAATAGGAACTTGGTATTAGTTATCGtgtaagtatatatatatagattaaatctaaattataaaaatagtCTTTTGATGTTGTTGGTGATGGTCGAGACTCCAAATTATCGCTGAATgttgtttgaaataatttttctttttcataaataCTAAGGATTATTTCATTGATCTTAAAGAATCATTTTATACTTTTTTAACTCGTACGAAATGTTATGCATTTTCAGATACCATGCAATTGTTCAAATACCTAAAATGGATTTATACTAATCAAGACGcagaaaataaattttccatATGATTTACAAAATTGTGTTGAGACTCGAGAGTCGGCTTCAATGATTGATCTTTCCGAGCAATATGAACCGTGGATAAAACCTCGATCGCCAAGGTGAGTTTCGAGTACTGTGTCACAGGCAACAAAAccccaaaggaaaaaaaaggagaggaaaaagagagccGTTTTGGGTCTCTTTATGACATTTTAACTTATGTGATATCTACTCGCTCCGAAGGCGGAGAACGCTACACTCGAATCCAAAAACGCCCACCAGCCTCACTACTCGCTAGTCACTAcagtctctttctttctccatcttCTTCCCCTTCTCTTGTCCCTCTGGTAATGTAAACCccataaagcaaacaaattttcagctatttttccttttcagaGAGTACAACACTCACACCAAAAGGTGAATTCATGGCTTCTTCCAGCTTTCctgctttttcttttatctGCATTACTACTTGGCTTCTGGTGGGCTTCTGCTCTGCTGAGGATCCCTTTGCTAACTTTGATTTTGTAGTCTCTTACATTACTGCTTCTCCTCTTGGTGTCCCTCAGCAGGTAATGTCTTTTTCTAGATCTCTATTTCCGTTTCTTTGTAGGCCTTCTCTGTGTATGCTGCATTGTATTGTCCTGATGCTCAAGCTTGCATGTGTTCAATTTTGTGCCTTTTTTCGGCTTCAAATTTGTGGGTttgctttatttttttgtgGGCAATCATGGTCCGGCTTCAGtttgttttcaaattttgaatctTTCTGTTCAGATCTAAATAATAACGTGATAAAGATTAAAACTTGGAGCTGGTCTATTTCATTCCTTATTTAAAGCTGAGAACTTTGAAGGTCTTGAACTGCATTGCTGTCGCTTGCAGGTTATTGCTGTGAATGGAAAGTTTCCAGGGCCTACCATTAACGTTACTACTAACTACAATGTTGTTGTCAATGTGAAGAACAAGTTAGATGAAGATCTTCTTATGCATTGGTATGCTATTTACTGTTggttttatttgaattttgtaTTTTGAGATGTTCCTAAAGATTTCGGATATTGGGGTGGGTGTGTTGACAGGTCTGGTATATTTATGAGGAAGAGCTCATGGCAAGATGGGGTGCTTGGGACTAATTGTCCCATACCTCCAAAGTGGAACTGGACTTACCAGTTTCAGGTTAAGGACCAGATTGGTAGCTTCTTTTACTTCCCTTCCATAAACTTTCAGAGAGCCTCTGGTGGCTTTGGAAGCTTTATCATCAATAACAGGGAAATTATTCCAATTCCTTTTGATACGCCTCATGGTGATATTACAATTGTGATGGGTGATTGGTACATTCGAAACCACAcggtaggttttttttttttaaataaaaaaaataaaataaaatatcatgTATTTGAGCAATGACTGATATGTAGCTTTTAAAAGTACCTTTTTTATGGTTTCTTTTGTACTTGGTTGCAGGCTCTAAGGAGAGATCTTAATTCTGGAAAAGATCTTGGGATTCCTGATGGCGTATTGATTAATGGAAAAGGACCTTATAGATACAATGATTCTCTCGTCCCTGATGGCATTGACTATGAAAAAATTGAAGTCCATCCAGGTTGGTAATGGAACATCTCATTCCTTGTTCTTGGGCTTTAGTGCTATAGTATGAAAAATGTTAATGTCAGATCTGCTTCATATCCTAATACATAAAGTGATTCATTTGATTTAACCCTGTTTCGAAACAAGATGCTGCCTGTTGGCAGTTCAATCCGCAAGACAGTAGATTTTGTCAGCTTTTCACGGGATAGGACCCGGAATGTTAACTGTTGTTTGTCTTTGTATTTAGTTATTTATATGTTTGACCTGAATTAATTCtgcatttttttggttttgattcAGAAAATGACATGCAGTGTGTTGGTGTTCTGTATCAGATTGTTGTATATAGTATCGCATGAAGGTTTTTCTGTTGTTTCCAGTATGCCCCCGTCTCCATGAGTGGAAACTCTTCCTCCCTCCCACTTTCTCTTGTTATTGGTTGATGGGTGTGCTTTTCATGAGTCTGTGTTAAGTTGCATCCTTGACTATAAATCATAAGATGCACAAGTCAATGAGTGTACATAAACTTTGCTGCTCTAATTCCTCCTTTTTGTCaatcatccaaattgtgcaGGAAAAACCTATAGAATTCGTGTAAGCAATGTTGGAATATCAACTAGTTTGAACTTCAGAATTCAAAATCATAACCTACTTCTAGCTGAAACAGAGGGATCATATACAGTGCAGCAGAATTATTCTAGCTTAGACATTCATGTTGGACAATCATACTCTTTTTTGGTAACCATGGATCAGAATGCAAGTAGCGATTACTACATAGTCACAAGTGCGAGGATGGTGAATGAATCACAATGGCAAAAAGTCACAGGTGTTGGAATCCTGCACTATACAAATTCGAAAGGAAAGGCATCTGGTCCTCTTCCAGACCCACCGCAAGATCAGTTTGACAAAACCTTCTCGATGAACCAGGCTAGATCGATCAGGTTTGTCTCTCCTTCAAACGCCCAATAGTATATTGCAAAGTGTTCCCCTATGTTCACATTATTGAATAACCAAGTTCTTTGAATCTTTTCTTCTGTAAtatgtgatgttatttatgAACTCTGGTGTTTAGACTATTTAGAGAATATGGACAAGTCATGGTAATACCAGGATTATTAGGAAATGCCAGTGCTTATGGTGCTTATGAGATGATTGCagttaatttataattcatAAATTGTTCCTCTGGATCAGAATTTGCTTGTTTGAATAAAGGATGCTGCTCGGAAGTTTCATAAATACATGTAGCAACATTAAAATTAGATACCTATATTTAGGAATGTTTAGATACACTTAGATAGTTTTGCATCTTCCAAGTTTACTTAAAATCTACACAGCATGTGATTAGCTTCTTTAACTCATCTAGAAGAATATGTTGTGGTTAAATCTTGCAGGTGGAATGTGACTGCTAGTGGTGCTCGCCCGAACCCTCAAGGTTCCTTCAGATATGGTTCAATTAATGTGACCGAAGTATATGTACTAAAAAATAAACCACCAGTAACTGTAAACGGCAAACAACGAGCAACACTCAGTGGGGTTTCATTTGTTAATCCTGCAACTCCCATCAGGCTTGCTGACCAATATAAAGTAAAGGGTGTCTACAAACTTGATTTTCCAACCAGGCCACTCACAGGATCCCCTAGGATGGAAACTTCAATTATCAATGGCACTTATAGGGGGTTTATGGAGGTGATACTGCAGAACAATGATACCAAGATGCATACATATCACATGAGTGGCTATAACTTTTTTGTGGTTGGGTAGGATCCTGCCTTGTTGCTGTTGCCCTTGATGATATAAACTTGAGCTTGTTTTTGCTCATCTTCATCTGAATGCTCTTTTCAATCAATTGCAGAATGGATTTTGGTGAGTGGACTGAGAATAGCAGAGGAACATACAACAAGTGGGATGGCATTGCTCGCGTTACAACTCAGGTGCGTGTTGAAGACTGTTGGGTTTAGTTTGTTAAATTTCTCAACGCAAACTTAATGTTATCATTCTGGAGTTCCTTGAATTGGTAAATCATCTACTAAATGTTATGCTTGTTTTAATCAAACCACTTATTTCAGGATTCTCTTATCCTGCTTAGATAACCTGCAAGTTATTCACATCTACAATGTCCCTAATAGTGAGATATTCCCTGTATTATAATGCAGGTGTCAAGAGAAAGTGACTGATCCAATTAAGATTCACATTTGGCTCCTGCCAATTGTATTTATTAGTCTATGCTGCAATAATGATGCATCTTCCGATTCCTCAGATTTTTCTGTTACTGTCATCTAAATCAAAGTTTTACTTCAGTAGTACTCTTTCACGCATGATGTACTGCATATCTGCAATTTCATGttaataatatcatcaacagtATGCAAAGTTAAGATCTTCCATAAACTGTATGGACTACTCCCAATTTTCAGTTCTCAGCCAAacaaacagaaaaaagaaaaaaaaaaagaaagttaatGAATGCTCTGGACAAATAATTACTGGTTAGAGTAAGTTTTGCTTGCTCAGAATTGATTTGCTATGGCTATGCATCTAAAATGGTGTTGTCTGTTTAGTTTTTGACTATCAGCCTATTGTGTTTTTGTTGTTCAGGTGTTCCCTGGGGCTTGGACAGCTGTTCTGGTCTCCCTTGATAATGTTGGAGTTTGGAACCTTAGAACAGAGAACCTTGACTCATGGTATCTTGGCCAAGAGACATATGTCAGAGTTGTTAATCCAGAGGCAACGAACAAAACAGAGTTGCCTATCCCAGATAATGCTCTGTTTTGTGGTGCTCTAGGCAAATTGCAAAAGTATGttaattttctctctttgaCATCTTCTGTTGTTCACTTCTTATAGACTAATTCTAACGTGTACCTTATCATCTTCAGGCCACAAGATATATCTTTGGCTACATCGATCATGGTCAATCGGTCAGAGCTATGTTTTACTCTGCTGCTAATGATTTCCATGTTAATCACCATATTCCAATAGAAGTGCTTATTTCTGCTGCATGCGGGAGCCTGGCTTTGCTTAGTGAGGTTTGTGTTGTCAGAGTAGGTGTGTAATTGTAGTTTTGTTTAtatgaaatttcatattttgacATGTAATTTCTTTGCTTTCCGGTTGTATTAAATGCTCCCGGGATCCTTGTTAATTTATTGGAATTATCATTCTTttaatatttgtgatttatgcAATTTTTACAGTTAATCAAGTTGTAATACAATCTAACAGTCGTCGTTTAATCAGCATGAAAGGACTAATATTTCTTTCGCGGAGTTCATTTACATTGTTTACTTAAACGTGAAAAGAACTTAGTTGTTGTTCTCCTATAAATAGCTTGTTCAATTTGGCTTTCACCTGCACAATATGCATATATTTAATCCTCT
Coding sequences within it:
- the LOC140013820 gene encoding monocopper oxidase-like protein SKU5, with product MASSSFPAFSFICITTWLLVGFCSAEDPFANFDFVVSYITASPLGVPQQVIAVNGKFPGPTINVTTNYNVVVNVKNKLDEDLLMHWSGIFMRKSSWQDGVLGTNCPIPPKWNWTYQFQVKDQIGSFFYFPSINFQRASGGFGSFIINNREIIPIPFDTPHGDITIVMGDWYIRNHTALRRDLNSGKDLGIPDGVLINGKGPYRYNDSLVPDGIDYEKIEVHPGKTYRIRVSNVGISTSLNFRIQNHNLLLAETEGSYTVQQNYSSLDIHVGQSYSFLVTMDQNASSDYYIVTSARMVNESQWQKVTGVGILHYTNSKGKASGPLPDPPQDQFDKTFSMNQARSIRWNVTASGARPNPQGSFRYGSINVTEVYVLKNKPPVTVNGKQRATLSGVSFVNPATPIRLADQYKVKGVYKLDFPTRPLTGSPRMETSIINGTYRGFMEVILQNNDTKMHTYHMSGYNFFVVGMDFGEWTENSRGTYNKWDGIARVTTQVFPGAWTAVLVSLDNVGVWNLRTENLDSWYLGQETYVRVVNPEATNKTELPIPDNALFCGALGKLQKPQDISLATSIMVNRSELCFTLLLMISMLITIFQ